From the Candidatus Effluviviaceae Genus V sp. genome, the window ACCGCGGGGGCGCGGCGGCCGTTCCCTTTCCTCGGCGTAACCCCTTGCCATAGTGCAGTTTGCGGTCATATTGCTTGACAGCGCCGCTTTGCGACGCGTATACTGCCCGCAATACGTAACACAAGGCACCGGACTGTCACTCTCCGAGAAGGGGGATTCGAATGTCCTTGATGAAGGGTGCTCTGGCGCTCATTGCACTGGTCGCGATCGTCGCGCTCTCGGGGTGCGGCGCGGACCCGGCGTTCACGAGCGGCAAAGTCTATCTCGCCGACAAGAACTACGAAGATGCCATCGAGCAGCTCACGCTCGCCATCGAGAACGCGCCCGACAACTGGGAGCCTCGCATGTATCTCGGCAGCGCTTACGCCGAGACCGGCGAGCTGGAGATGGCGCACGACGAGCTCTTCCAGGCGCTTGAGCTGGCGCCGGACGAGGGAGCGGAGTCCCAGGTCGAGAACATGATCAGCTACTACTGGCAGCAGCACAACAAGCAGGGCATGCAGTACGTCGACGCGGCGAAGTACGATGAGGCCATCAAGGAATACGAGAAGGCCATCACGATCGACCCCCGCAAGCCCGACGCTCTGACAGGACTCGGTGTTGCGTACCAGTCTCTCGGTGAGTACGACGAGGCGATCGAGTACTTCGAGATGGCCTATGAGTCGGCGCCCGAGAACGAGACGATCCAGGAGAACCTCCTGACCGTCTACGACAACAAGGCGCGCAGCCTCGGTTCGGCGAGTCAGTACGAGGAGGCGATCTCCTACTACGAGCAGATCCAGGAGATCGCGCCGGACTACCCGGAACTCGACTTCAATATCGGCTACATGCACTACCAGATGCGCGACTACGCGACGGCCATCGACTACTACGAGGACTACCTCGTTGAGAACCCGGAGGACGAGGACGTGCTCCGGATGACGTACTACGCGCACTTCCAGATGGGCGAGAGCCTCTGGGAGACCGATCAGATGGCCGCGACCGAGCATTACGAGGAAGCGATCGGCGCTCTCAACCGTCTCGTGGCTATCGAGGACGACGTCAGCTACCACCGCACCCTCGCGAAGATCTACAACACCCTCGGCCGCGAGGAAGAGGCGATGCTCGAGGTCGAGCAGATGCGGATGCTCCTCGAGCAGCAGAACCAGTAGCACTTCCCCGTTTGTCCACATGATCGACGGCGCCGCGCGGGCCCTTCGGGGCTTGTGCGCGGCGCCGCCGCACCTCCTCACCCGTTCGCACTCGCGCTTCCAGGGCCGATGCCTCATCCAGAGACCAGATCAGTCGTCACAGAGCGCGATCTGAACGAAGAGCCCCTCGACGGGCGGCGCGTCGGCGTGATCGGCTACGGCAGCCAGGGTGAGGCGCAGGCGCTGAATCTCAGAGATTCGGGTGTCGACGTCGTCGTCGGTCTGCGAGAGGGCAGCCCCTCGGCCGACCGAGCGAGGACAGCGGGGCTCGACGTGACATCGGTCCGCGGTGCCGCCGGGTCCGACATCGTCGCGCTGCTCATCCCGGACGAGGAGATCGTCCACGCCTTCGCGGAGAGCGTCGAGCCGGTCGTGGAGGAGGGGTCGACGCTCGTTCTAGCTCACGGGTTCGCTCTTCGGTTCGGGGGCCTCGAGATCGCCGGCGGGATCGATGTCGTCCTGGTCGCTCCTATGGGCCCGGGCACCCTCCTCCGGGAGCGGTATCAGGCGGGAACCGGACTTCCCGCCGCCTACGCGGTCGATCGGGACGCGACCGGCCGCGCCCGGCAGACGGCGCTCGAGTACGGCGCCGCCATCGGGTGCGCCCGCGTCGGGCTCTTCGAGACCGGAGTGGCCGAGGAGACGGAGGTCGACCTGTTCGCCGAGCAGGCCGTGCTCGTCGGCGGCGTGATCCGGCTGATCGAGGCCGCTTTCGAGACGCTCGTCGAGGCCGGCTACGATCCGGCGGTCGCGTACATGGAGTGCCTCTACGAGCTGGGTCTGACGGCCGACCTCATGCAGCGGTTCGGGGTCTCGGGGATGCGGAACCGCATCAGCAGGACGGCTCTTTTCGGCGACCTGACACGTGGTGGCCG encodes:
- a CDS encoding tetratricopeptide repeat protein, whose product is MSLMKGALALIALVAIVALSGCGADPAFTSGKVYLADKNYEDAIEQLTLAIENAPDNWEPRMYLGSAYAETGELEMAHDELFQALELAPDEGAESQVENMISYYWQQHNKQGMQYVDAAKYDEAIKEYEKAITIDPRKPDALTGLGVAYQSLGEYDEAIEYFEMAYESAPENETIQENLLTVYDNKARSLGSASQYEEAISYYEQIQEIAPDYPELDFNIGYMHYQMRDYATAIDYYEDYLVENPEDEDVLRMTYYAHFQMGESLWETDQMAATEHYEEAIGALNRLVAIEDDVSYHRTLAKIYNTLGREEEAMLEVEQMRMLLEQQNQ
- the ilvC gene encoding ketol-acid reductoisomerase, with the protein product MPHPETRSVVTERDLNEEPLDGRRVGVIGYGSQGEAQALNLRDSGVDVVVGLREGSPSADRARTAGLDVTSVRGAAGSDIVALLIPDEEIVHAFAESVEPVVEEGSTLVLAHGFALRFGGLEIAGGIDVVLVAPMGPGTLLRERYQAGTGLPAAYAVDRDATGRARQTALEYGAAIGCARVGLFETGVAEETEVDLFAEQAVLVGGVIRLIEAAFETLVEAGYDPAVAYMECLYELGLTADLMQRFGVSGMRNRISRTALFGDLTRGGRIIGEETRNGMRQVLEEIRNGRFAEELAADVSSEGRETKQALERARQSLLLRVEEAVAPVVHPGRDEHEPDE